GGGCGTAGGCGCCTTTGTCGGTCCCTTTGTCGGCGGCATCTTTGCCGAATATGGCAATTGGCGTACAGCCTTTGCCGTTATCCTGGTCATCGGTATCTTGCTATTGGTGTTCACCGAATTTATCTTGCCCGCCAAACATGCGGCAGGCGCTAAAACACCGGTCCCTGTAGAGAAACTGCTGTTGTTATTATTATCTGCACTGGCAGTGTCCGTGGGCAGTGTCATGGAAAGCCTGGTGTATAATCTGGCGGGCCTGCTTGCAGCGCTGTTGCTGATTGTGTTGTTGGTGAGATCGGAGAGGGGCAGTAAGGTGAGATTGTTGCCTTCCGACGCTTACCGCCTGTCTTCTCCGCTGGGCATGGTATACCTGGTAATCGTACTGCTGGCGCTGGTGGCGGCGGTAGAGATATTTATCCCTTATTTCGAGCAAACCATACATGGCTTTACCGCATTGGAAGCCGGCTATCTGACGGTGCTGGTGGCATTGGGATGGTCTGCCGCTTCGATGGCATTTTCCGGCGTGAACTCCGCGGCCGTGATGAAGCTGGCGCTCATCGGCGCATTGCTGATGAGCGCCGGACTGGCGGGAGTGGCCTGGCTTTCCGGTATGGCGTATAGTACCTATGTGCTGGCAGGCCTCTGCGTTTCCCTATTGCTGATCGGCGCCGGCATCGGACTGCCATGGCCTCACCTGGTGGTTAGGGTGTTCTCACTGGCACCACCCAACGAAATTGAACTGACCTCCACATCTATTACGACCGTTCAGCTGATGGCCATGACTTTTGGCGCGGCGCTGTCCGGCCTTATTGCCAATGCCGGCGGCATGACGCACCCGGGCGGGGTTGCGGGCGCCATCAATGCGGCTACCTGGCTGTATGGCTGTTTTATTATTCCACCTGCGGTAGCGGCAACAATGCTGCTCACGAAAATGGATGTGAAGAAAACCGCGGTGACAGCACAAGAGATGGCGGAGATAGTATAGATCAAATTTGCACGGTGGCTCGTCAACTAATCGTATCTTGCTGTTCGTGATTTAAAATTGAGCAGCATGGAAAATTATTTTGAAAGCCCTTTTCGTGGTAAATTATTATCTGAACAGGTTACCAATCCTAATATTATCGTGGGCGCCTATAGTTATTACTCTGGTTATTATCACGGCCACTCTTTTGATGACTGTGCGAAATACCTGATGCCTGACAGAACGGATGTAGATAAGTTGATTATCGGAAGTTACTGTTCTATTGGCACTGGTGCTGCCTTTATCATGGCAGGTAACCAGGGGCACCGGCATGACTGGGTATCCAGTTTTCCTTTTTTCTATATGCCGGAAGTAGCTGCTTTTGAAGGCAGTATTGATGGTTTCAGGCCGACGGGTGATACAGTGATCGGCAACGATGTGTGGATAGGCACCGAAGCGGTGATCATGCCGGGCGTGAAAATAGGGCATGGCGCTATCATCGGCAGCAGGGCGCTGATCACCAAAGATGTGGCGCCTTACAGCGTAATGGGAGGCAATCCGGGCAAAGAAATACGGAAACGTTTCGCGGAGGAAGATATCGCGCGTTTGCTGGAAATGGAATGGTGGAACTGGCCGGACGACAAGCTGAAAGCTGCGATGCCATTGCTTTGCAGTAGTGATATCAAAGCATTGTATGATTTTTATAAAGCATAGTCACGATGAAAAGGACAGCATGGTTTGACCGGTCATTTCCGGCTATTACAGACAACGGCGTAATGCCGGACATCATTGAACGCCTCGCGGGCACACCTGCCCGCCTGGAGGAGCTGACCCGCGGTCTGGCGGAAGCGGTATTAGTCAATAAATCCGGAGAACAATGGTCTGTCAAGGAAGAAGCAGGGCACCTCTCTGATATGGAACCACTATGGTCCGGCCGGTTCGATGACTTTGTCAACGGGAAGGCGGAGTTACGTGTGGCGGACCTGACAAACCAACGTACGCATCAGGCCAACCACAACGCGACCGCGCTCGCAGAGCTGCTGCAGCGCTTCCGGGAGCAGCGGACATTGCTGGTGAAAAAGCTGCTCGCACTGGATGAGGCACAGCTGGATAAAACCGCGCTGCATCCACGTTTGAAGACGCCGATGCGCATTATTGACCTGGCATATTTTGTAGCCGAACATGATGACCATCATCTGGCAGGCATCCGGGAGAAGGCATCAGCCTAAAAATTTCTCCACGGCGTCGGTGAAGGTGAGCTGCCAATAACGTATCTTGACACCTGATAATAAAAAAGAAGTAACATGTCTGATTCAACAGCCCTGTCCGCGAAGGACCTTATCGCTCAATACGGCGGTATTGCACTGGATAAACAGAATGATCTGTCAGCCGTTATCGGCGATAACAACTGGACCGTCGACCTCAGCGAAGGGGTGATCAGCTTCGGTGACCAGCTGACGTTCCCTATCCAGATCATGGGCACTTTCTCCCATTCGTCTGAAACCTTCCTCTGGGGTTGGGCCAATACCCAGTCCGACCTCCCGGAAAACCTTTTGCAACAGGCAGCGCAACTAAAAGCCTACGGTGAAGAACATCAGTTGCCTTTGTTCACTACCGGCCAGTTTGAGTGTGCTATCAATGATGTACATTATATCGGACTGATAGCCTCCGGTATGTTTGGCTCCAGCGCCTACTATGTGGCGGATTATGGCAGCGGCGCGCTGCTGGTGACCATCAAAAGTGAAGTGGTCGACAAGGTGCGCACCGACAGCCCGCAACGGGTGTTGACTGTTTTTCCACAGCTGATTTCTTTATTTGAAATGGACCATCAACAGGCGCTGGCCAGCTATCTCAAAGCCAAGGCATTTGACGTGATCATGAAAGAAAAGGAATTGTCTGCCACCTACAACGGCAGTACCATTGTAGCCACGTTCGATGAGCTACACCGGCTCGCAAGCCTCAACGGCCAACTCTCCTAAAATACGGGTCCGGGAAAATTCCCGGACTTTTTTTATGCTGATATAAGGGTATTGTTCCATCATCGTGTATTAGTGGCAGTTAGTTAACAAACACTGGCCCCGCGCAGGCTGTATCACGAATATTTTATGATGATGGAACGTGCTTTTTATTATGCCATACTATGCTGGAAGGCTGCTGTCAGGCTCCTTTTCTTACCATGGTACCTGTTAGCGGTGACCGTGAAATTTTTAGGGAGATGTCTGCCGTTTGTCAACAGGAATAGTGCTGGAAGAAAGTGATGATTCCGCTTAGCTATTTCCGCCATGACAAACAACAAAACAGCCATTATTATCGGCGCCGGCCCTGCGGGCCTGACAGCGGCTTACGAACTGCTTACCCGTACAGATATTAAGCCTATTATCCTGGAAGCATCCGGAGATATTGGCGGTATATCCAAAACCGTCCGCTACAAAGGCAACCGTATAGACATCGGTGGCCACCGCTTCTTTTCGAAGTCAGACCGTGTGATGAACTGGTGGCTGCAAATCATGCCTATCGGCGCTCCGTCCGAACAGGTGCGTATCAGCTACCAGCGGAAAGAACGGACGCTTTCTGTGGCGGCTGAACAAAACACACCAAAAAATCCCGACCTGGTGATGCTGATCCGTGACCGTTTGTCCCGCATCTATTATCAGCGCAAACTATTCCTGTACCCGCTCACCATGTCTGTAAGCACCATCTCAAAGCTCGGCCTGTTGCGGCTTTGCAGGATCATGGTTTCGTATGGGTGTACCCGTGCCTTCTACCGGAAACAGGAAAAAACACTGGAAGATTTTTTTATCAAACGTTTCGGGAAAGTACTCTATAAGACTTTCTTCAAAGACTATACGGAGAAAGTTTGGGGAAAGCCCTGTAATGAAATAGATGCCGCCTGGGGACATCAACGGATCAAAAAATTGTCTGTCTCCAAAACCATTAAACATGCCCTGAAAAAAATGGCAGCGCCCAAAAAGCCGGCAGACATCCATCAGAAAGAAACGGAAACCAGCCTGATAGAACGTTTCCTGTATCCAAAATACGGACCGGGACAGCTCTGGGAAGAAGTGGCGGATCGCATCAAAGCCATGGGCGGGGAAATACACATGCACCAGGAAGTAAAAGGCATCCACCTGGAAGACGGTCGTGTTACCGGCGTGGAAACGGCCGCACAACGGTTTGAGGGGGATTACTGCTTCTCCACCATGCCGGTGAAAGACCTGGTGGCCGCCATGAAAGGCCCTGTGCCACAGCGCGTGCGTGATATCGCCGCTGGTCTGGAATACCGCGACTTTGTGACGATAGGGCTTCTGCTCGATAAATTGGTGATAGAACAACAACATGGCCTGATCAAAGACAACTGGATCTATATACAGGAAAACGATGTCAAAGTGGGACGGTTGCAGATCTTCAATAACTGGAGCCCGTTCATGGTCAGCGACCCGGACCGCGTATGGATAGGACTGGAATACTTCTGCAACGAAGGCGATGAATTGTGGGCCATGGACGACCAGCGCTTTATTAACTTTGGTATCGATGAGCTCCATAAAATTGGTATCATCCGGCGGGAGCATGTGAGAGACAGCACCATCGTGCGCATGAAGAAGACTTATCCCGCTTATTTTGGCACCTACCAGCAGTTTGATGAGCTGCGGGAATATACGGACACGGTCCGTAACTTGTTCCTTGTGGGCCGCAATGGCATGCATAAATACAACAATGCAGACCACTCTATGCTGACCGCCATGACAGCGGTAGACAACATCATACAAGGCGTCGCCAGCCGGGACAACATCTGGGGCATCAATACAGAACAGGAATATCACGAAGAAAAACAGGCAGTATGAAAAAATGGAAACAATACGATTATCTGATCTGCGCGCTGGTATTTGTGCTCGTTTCGCTGATATGGTCGCAGCTCTCCAACTACACCTGGGATGATGACGCCATCAGCCGCTTTCTGAACGTGCAGGACGCCGGCAAACATCCGAAAGAATTTCTTTCCTCCTGGAACAGGCCCTTGTTTGTGGTGTTGTTTTATTTGCCGGTGCAGCTTTTCGGAAGGATGGGTGTGGTGGTAACGATGGTATTGCTGACAGCAGGATCAGGTATTTTACTGTACAGGGCGCTCAAACATAAAGGCGTGCCGCATGCTGTGGTAGTCATGGTTTTCTTATTATTCCAGACATTTTTGTTTGGTATTTCCAGAGATGCGATGACAGAGCCGCTGGCCTCTTTTTTAGTCTGCCTGGGTATTTACTTTTTATACCGCAAACAGTTTGGCTGGTTTGCGCTGGTAGGAGGACTGCTGCCGCTGGCCCGTCCGGAAGGGGTGCTGTTCCTGCCTTTCTGGTTGTTCCCTTTGTTGCAGCAGCGGATGTACCGGTATATTCCTTTGCTGGGCGCCGGCCTGGCGGCATGGGGCCTGGGACTGTTCATATATACCGGCCAACCATTGGCGCTGGTGCAGGAGATGCTGTCCAGCGGTGAGAAGAAGAACCGTTATGGACATGTGGGTCTCACCCATCATATTGGCAAGTATGTGTACGTACTGGGCCCGGTGGCTTTTTTCTTTTTTCTCTGGGGATACCTGGAGCATTTAAAGAAGATGCTGGCTGATTATTTTATCGTGTTGCAGTTTACCGTTGGATTTCTGATCTATGTCATTTTCGCGGTGTATATGGACCTGGGACAGTCGGGCGGCGCCTTGCGCAACCTGATCACACTGGCGCCTTTTGCAGCCGTGATCTGCGTGTATGGTTTTAACTATTGGTGGGACATGTTTACAGTGCCTGCCGTTACAAAAAAGAATGTTAGGCCGGCGAGGCCCCGCGACCGCAAAGAGTTATGGGTATTCGTAGTGTTTATCCTGCTTGTGGCGTGGCTGAGTTTTACGAACGAATTGCATTTGCGGCAGACATATAACCCTGACAAGAAAGACTATACGATATTTAAAGCATTGGTGGTATGCTGTCTGCTGGCTGTTTTGCCGGTGTTCTCCAAAAAGAGAAAACCCCCGTATGGCATAGCTGCCGCGTTGTTGGTGTGGCAGGTGTTGTTTACGCTGTACTACGAAAATCCTGACAGTCATGGTAACCAGGAACGAGGGGGCATGAACGACATGACCGCCTTTGTGGGGAGTGGGCCGTTGCGGCAGCAGAAAGTGTACTGCAACCATCCGTGGTATTTCTGGGCTGCGGGGCGCCATCCTAATGACACTGTGCACACCGGTAGCATATCGGCCGCCGGCAAAGCGGCGATGCAGCCGGGGCAGCTGGTCATCTGGGAATCGCACTATACCGGTGAGAACTATACGAATATGCCGGTCAACGTCTTCCTGAATGACAGCACTTTTGCGCCTGTGTATGTCATACAGAACCGTGAGAGAGAAGCCCTGGCGGTGTTGTTCGTGAAGTTGTGGCCGCAGCCTGCGGACAATGACCGTTTCTTCGCCTCGCTGATGCAGGCATATCCGAAAGAAGAGCGCCTGTTGTATTTCAAAGGCGTGTATGAGCGTGACAGGAAGAAGGACGTGGCACAGTCAATAGCTGATTTTACCGCCGCGCTGGCGCTGAAACCCGCGGAGCCGGACGTGTATCTGGGCCGCGGTGTCAGCTGGCTGATGCTGAACGACCGTCCCAAAGCCTGTCAGGACCTGCAACAGGCCGCGATATTAGGTTCGCAGCAGGCGCCTCAGTTACTGAAAACATATTGTAAGTAGCCGGTAAACTGGACTACCGGTCCGTTTAATACTGGACTACTACTTGCATTGGAGAGACTGCTATTTTTGTAGTCTTATCTGGAGAAATGGAACAAGAAGAAAAACATATTATCGGAAACCTGTTTGAACATTGGGCGTACGTAGGGGAGCGGGCGGGACTGCTCACTACGGCGCCTTCCTATAAAGCCATCATGCCGGAAGGATCTGACTGGCCGCGGCGTGTATTCGATGTACAAAATACAACGGCACTGACGGAAATATCCACTCAAATCAAAGCGGGGCTGTTGCCCGATGCGGTCACCTTTACGGCATCTGTAGCCGAAGCTTTCGGACCACAGCTGGCCGCAGCAGGCTTTCAGCCTAAAATGACATTGCAGGGCATGATCATCTATCTGCGGGAAAACCCGCCGGGAGCGTGTTCTGACAAGATCGTTTTCCGGTTGGCGGAAAGTGAAGCAGACGCTCACACCTTCGCCACTATTGCAGCAGGCTCTTTTAATTATCGTGTAGACGGCGCCGTAGTGGCCCGTTTGCTTGGACAGGAAAATAAAATCAAAGTCTTTACCGGCACGGTTGATGGCGCTCCGGCATGTAGCGGGCTGATATACTATGATGAAGCCGGTAATGCCGGACTGCATTTTATCGGTACGCTGCCGGAATTCAGGGGCAAAGGCCTGGCCGCTGCGATGACAACGCGGTTGCTGCAGGAATGTGTGGAAGACGGCAGGCGTTACTGCGTGCTGCACGCTTCCAAAGCGGGGCTGCCCATTTATACCCGCCTTGGCTTTGAACCAGTGAAAGAGGTGATCACTTACGCACATACTATATAAAACCAATAATAAGAAGAAGGCTTCCCCCGTCTGAGGGAAGCCGTTATCTGAATGGGTTAGTAAGACAATTATCTGGCGGAAGAACCACCGTCGATCACATACTGGGCGCCGGATATAAACTGGCTGTCGTCAGATCCGAGGAACAGCACCAGTTTGGCGATTTCCAGCGGTTGTGCATAGCGCCCCAGCGGAATACCGGCAGCAAACATTTTATGCATCTCTTCCCCTTTGCCCGGCTCATAGCCCTCTTCAATGGAGCGCATCATCCGGTTGTCTACCGGTGACGGGTGTATACTGTTAACACGTATCTTACGGGGAGCGGCTTCCAACGCGGCTGTCTTCATAATGCCAAGGGTGGCATGTTTGCTGGTCGTATAAGCCACGAAGTTAGGCGATGCGCCAAGACCGGCCACAGAAGAAGTGATGATCATACTGGCACCATCGTTCATTTGCGGCAGCACATATTTACAGCCCAGGAAAACACCTTTGACATTGACGGCCATCACCTTGTCAAATACATCCTCAGGGAACTCGGTAATGGGTTTTACTACGCCT
This window of the Chitinophaga varians genome carries:
- a CDS encoding MFS transporter — protein: MDTKEQTATNAGWTDLFAENNKYKAIALALGVLLHVTNIYIVATIMPSIVREIGGLAYYAWNTTIFVVASIIGSVVSARFLSASGPRKAYRWAILLFVAGAIISMAAPTMYVLLMARAVQGLGGGLLFALSYGMIRIIFESRLWAKAMALVSGMWGVGAFVGPFVGGIFAEYGNWRTAFAVILVIGILLLVFTEFILPAKHAAGAKTPVPVEKLLLLLLSALAVSVGSVMESLVYNLAGLLAALLLIVLLVRSERGSKVRLLPSDAYRLSSPLGMVYLVIVLLALVAAVEIFIPYFEQTIHGFTALEAGYLTVLVALGWSAASMAFSGVNSAAVMKLALIGALLMSAGLAGVAWLSGMAYSTYVLAGLCVSLLLIGAGIGLPWPHLVVRVFSLAPPNEIELTSTSITTVQLMAMTFGAALSGLIANAGGMTHPGGVAGAINAATWLYGCFIIPPAVAATMLLTKMDVKKTAVTAQEMAEIV
- a CDS encoding SDR family NAD(P)-dependent oxidoreductase, with amino-acid sequence MKRLENKVALITGGAGSIGQTTAKLFIEEGAKVILVDLDESALQKAVSGLGPDAAYVTADVTVAADVERYAREAVKKFGKIDIFFNNAGIEGVVKPITEFPEDVFDKVMAVNVKGVFLGCKYVLPQMNDGASMIITSSVAGLGASPNFVAYTTSKHATLGIMKTAALEAAPRKIRVNSIHPSPVDNRMMRSIEEGYEPGKGEEMHKMFAAGIPLGRYAQPLEIAKLVLFLGSDDSQFISGAQYVIDGGSSAR
- a CDS encoding DinB family protein, which gives rise to MKRTAWFDRSFPAITDNGVMPDIIERLAGTPARLEELTRGLAEAVLVNKSGEQWSVKEEAGHLSDMEPLWSGRFDDFVNGKAELRVADLTNQRTHQANHNATALAELLQRFREQRTLLVKKLLALDEAQLDKTALHPRLKTPMRIIDLAYFVAEHDDHHLAGIREKASA
- the catB gene encoding type B chloramphenicol O-acetyltransferase; its protein translation is MENYFESPFRGKLLSEQVTNPNIIVGAYSYYSGYYHGHSFDDCAKYLMPDRTDVDKLIIGSYCSIGTGAAFIMAGNQGHRHDWVSSFPFFYMPEVAAFEGSIDGFRPTGDTVIGNDVWIGTEAVIMPGVKIGHGAIIGSRALITKDVAPYSVMGGNPGKEIRKRFAEEDIARLLEMEWWNWPDDKLKAAMPLLCSSDIKALYDFYKA
- a CDS encoding DUF6882 domain-containing protein; protein product: MSDSTALSAKDLIAQYGGIALDKQNDLSAVIGDNNWTVDLSEGVISFGDQLTFPIQIMGTFSHSSETFLWGWANTQSDLPENLLQQAAQLKAYGEEHQLPLFTTGQFECAINDVHYIGLIASGMFGSSAYYVADYGSGALLVTIKSEVVDKVRTDSPQRVLTVFPQLISLFEMDHQQALASYLKAKAFDVIMKEKELSATYNGSTIVATFDELHRLASLNGQLS
- a CDS encoding GNAT family N-acetyltransferase; amino-acid sequence: MEQEEKHIIGNLFEHWAYVGERAGLLTTAPSYKAIMPEGSDWPRRVFDVQNTTALTEISTQIKAGLLPDAVTFTASVAEAFGPQLAAAGFQPKMTLQGMIIYLRENPPGACSDKIVFRLAESEADAHTFATIAAGSFNYRVDGAVVARLLGQENKIKVFTGTVDGAPACSGLIYYDEAGNAGLHFIGTLPEFRGKGLAAAMTTRLLQECVEDGRRYCVLHASKAGLPIYTRLGFEPVKEVITYAHTI
- a CDS encoding NAD(P)/FAD-dependent oxidoreductase, coding for MTNNKTAIIIGAGPAGLTAAYELLTRTDIKPIILEASGDIGGISKTVRYKGNRIDIGGHRFFSKSDRVMNWWLQIMPIGAPSEQVRISYQRKERTLSVAAEQNTPKNPDLVMLIRDRLSRIYYQRKLFLYPLTMSVSTISKLGLLRLCRIMVSYGCTRAFYRKQEKTLEDFFIKRFGKVLYKTFFKDYTEKVWGKPCNEIDAAWGHQRIKKLSVSKTIKHALKKMAAPKKPADIHQKETETSLIERFLYPKYGPGQLWEEVADRIKAMGGEIHMHQEVKGIHLEDGRVTGVETAAQRFEGDYCFSTMPVKDLVAAMKGPVPQRVRDIAAGLEYRDFVTIGLLLDKLVIEQQHGLIKDNWIYIQENDVKVGRLQIFNNWSPFMVSDPDRVWIGLEYFCNEGDELWAMDDQRFINFGIDELHKIGIIRREHVRDSTIVRMKKTYPAYFGTYQQFDELREYTDTVRNLFLVGRNGMHKYNNADHSMLTAMTAVDNIIQGVASRDNIWGINTEQEYHEEKQAV